Proteins encoded together in one Plasmodium brasilianum strain Bolivian I chromosome 6, whole genome shotgun sequence window:
- a CDS encoding 50S ribosomal protein L28, with protein sequence MQSKYKNKIYSLARNVYIFYVIINLKYLFLFGVSIYKNEANRINFQKNFYGIQEKKGKKKLKSLIKKSDIFKSNNISKNLHVSKFSLYTKKRHKEALAIRKYRMIGTSTARRHHGLDGRKRINKVTMLPLKEIKLPVRRCLILGKMDNWKARKISKSGVKTHRIQRVNLLRKRIYFEEENRFVKMRVSARGLKTIKKYGLAYCCKKFNIDLSKKKYDAGYSSRRKKKKSPEAEAVPTYNNLNEKPPYMHEEANKIMKNLNLDKENK encoded by the exons atgcaaagtaaatacaaaaataaaatatatagctTAGCAagaaatgtgtatatattttatgtaataattaacTTGAAatatcttttcctttttggaGTTTCG atttacaaaaatgaGGCAAACagaataaattttcaaaagaatttttatggtatacaagaaaaaaaaggaaaaaagaaac tgAAATCGTTAATTAAAAAGagtgatatatttaaaagtaaCAATATCAGCAAAAATTTACATGTTTCGAAATTTTCCTTATATACTAAGAAAAGGCATAAAGAAGCGTTAGCG ATCAGAAAATATCGAATGATTGGAACGTCAACAGCCAGAAGGCATCATGGGTTAGATGGCAGAAAGAGAATAAACAAAGTTACGATGTTGCCACTTAAAGAAATTAAACTGCCTGTAAGGAG atgtcTGATATTAGGCAAAATGGACAACTGGAAAGCTCGTAAAATTTCCAAGTCGGGTGTGAAAACTCATAGAATACAGAGAGTAAATTTATTAAGgaaaagaatttattttgaagaagaaaatagaTTTGTAAAAATGAGAGTTAGTGCAAGAGGATTAAagactataaaaaaatacggTCTAGCTTACtgttgtaaaaaatttaatatagacttaagcaaaaagaaatatgacGCTGGTTATTCAtcaaggagaaaaaaaaagaaaagtccAGAAGCAGAAGCAGTTCCAACATATAACAATTTAAACGAAAAGCCACCATATATGCATGAAGAAgcgaataaaataatgaaaaaccTTAATTtggataaagaaaataaataa
- a CDS encoding DnaJ protein — MTNSIYRNPYSILNVEKNCDIETAKKQFKKLAIIYHPDKQNYHLNKEKEKEIMRENSKINKERQQVKTENIDFVTVVWAYEQILKEIQCSNKLEKYENALNIKKKDLEYISEENTYLYFCRCGDFFLFKKNLYFEYYVIYACQSCSSSVYLIP, encoded by the coding sequence atgacaAATAGCATATACAGAAACCCTTATTCCATTTTGAATGTTGAAAAAAATTGCGACATTGAAACTGCAAAAAAACAATTCAAAAAGTTGGCAATAATTTATCACCCAGATAAGCAAAACTATCATTTAAATAAGGAAAAGGAGAAGGAAATAATGCGagaaaatagcaaaataaacaaagaaAGGCAACAGGTGAAAACAGAAAATATCGATTTCGTAACCGTAGTTTGGGCGTAcgaacaaattttaaaagaaattcaATGTAGTaacaaattagaaaaatacgaaaatgcattgaatattaagaaaaaagactTGGAATATATTAGCGAAGAGAATACGTACCTTTATTTTTGCCGTTGTGGtgatttttttctttttaaaaaaaatttatatttcgaATATTAcgttatatatgcatgtcaAAGTTGCTCATCCTCAGTTTATTTAATTCCATAA